The following proteins are encoded in a genomic region of Ailuropoda melanoleuca isolate Jingjing chromosome 10, ASM200744v2, whole genome shotgun sequence:
- the VGLL2 gene encoding transcription cofactor vestigial-like protein 2 isoform X2: MSCLDVMYQVYGPPQPYFAAAYTPYHQKLAYYSKMQEAQECNASPSNSTGSGSSSFSSQTPASIKEEEGSPEKERPPEAEYINSRCVLFTYFQGDISSVVDEHFSRALSQPSSYSPSCTGSKAPRSSGPWRARRYSLCGASLLS, encoded by the exons ATGAGCTGTCTGGATGTTATGTACCAAGTCTATGGTCCTCCCCAGCCTTACTTTGCAGCCGCCTACACCCCCTACCACCAG AAACTAGCCTATTACTCCAAAATGCAGGAAGCCCAAGAGTGCAACGCCAGCCCCAGCAACAGCACTGGCAGCGGCAGCTCCTCCTTTTCCAGCCAAACTCCAGCCAGTAtcaaagaggaagaaggcagccCGGAGAAAGAGCGCCCACCAGAGGCCGAGTACATCAACTCCCGCTGCGTGCTCTTCACCTATTTCCAGGGGGACATCAGCTCTGTGGTGGACGAGCACTTCAGTAGGGCCCTGAGCCAGCCTAGCAGCTATTCCCCGAGCTGTACGGGCAGCAAAGCACCCAGGAGCTCCGGGCCCTGGCGGG CTCGTCGTTATTCCCTCTGTGGTGCATCCCTCCTGAGCTGA
- the VGLL2 gene encoding transcription cofactor vestigial-like protein 2 isoform X1, which produces MSCLDVMYQVYGPPQPYFAAAYTPYHQKLAYYSKMQEAQECNASPSNSTGSGSSSFSSQTPASIKEEEGSPEKERPPEAEYINSRCVLFTYFQGDISSVVDEHFSRALSQPSSYSPSCTGSKAPRSSGPWRDGSFPMSQRSFPASFWNSAYQAPVPAPLGSPLAAHSELPFAAADPYSPAALHSHLHQGAAEPWHHAHPHHAHPHHPYALGSAAPGSPPCELSAKGEPTGSAWAAHASPAPRGTWPRVWDSAWTQLVVIPSVVHPS; this is translated from the exons ATGAGCTGTCTGGATGTTATGTACCAAGTCTATGGTCCTCCCCAGCCTTACTTTGCAGCCGCCTACACCCCCTACCACCAG AAACTAGCCTATTACTCCAAAATGCAGGAAGCCCAAGAGTGCAACGCCAGCCCCAGCAACAGCACTGGCAGCGGCAGCTCCTCCTTTTCCAGCCAAACTCCAGCCAGTAtcaaagaggaagaaggcagccCGGAGAAAGAGCGCCCACCAGAGGCCGAGTACATCAACTCCCGCTGCGTGCTCTTCACCTATTTCCAGGGGGACATCAGCTCTGTGGTGGACGAGCACTTCAGTAGGGCCCTGAGCCAGCCTAGCAGCTATTCCCCGAGCTGTACGGGCAGCAAAGCACCCAGGAGCTCCGGGCCCTGGCGGG ACGGCTCCTTCCCGATGAGCCAGCGCAGCTTCCCCGCCTCCTTCTGGAACAGCGCGTACCAGGCACCGGTGCCCGCGCCGCTGGGCAGCCCGCTGGCCGCGCACTCGGAGCTGCCCTTCGCCGCCGCCGACCCCTACTCGCCGGCCGCGCTGCACAGCCACCTGCACCAGGGCGCGGCGGAGCCCTGGCACCACGCGCACCCGCACCACGCGCACCCGCACCACCCCTACGCGCTGGGCAGCGCCGCCCCGGGCAGCCCGCCCTGCGAGCTCTCCGCCAAGGGCGAGCCGACCGGCTCCGCGTGGGCCGCACACGCTTCGCCAGCCCCGCGGGGGACGTGGCCCAGGGTCTGGGACTCAGCGTGGACTCAG CTCGTCGTTATTCCCTCTGTGGTGCATCCCTCCTGA